The Candidatus Methanomethylicota archaeon genome has a segment encoding these proteins:
- a CDS encoding 2-phosphosulfolactate phosphatase, giving the protein MVKVEVCFGIGDRFNIPVKDRVVVVIDVLRASSTITTALANGALKVYVFREIEDAIDFHRRISNCILAGERGGLRIEGFHLGNSPREFSRESVFGKYISFTSSNCARIVDSLRDAEHMVLACFLNISSVCNYIRHLSSKYGLDVVLACAGRYGSPCSEDLLCAEVLRDMILGSIDKPPTNDFSQFLKLTSSGRNLIRLGFNQDVEYCGAVDVFDVIPVWDGEGFIAFRFKT; this is encoded by the coding sequence ATGGTTAAGGTTGAAGTATGTTTTGGTATTGGTGATCGCTTTAACATTCCCGTTAAAGATAGGGTTGTAGTTGTAATTGATGTTTTGAGGGCATCTTCAACCATAACTACGGCTTTGGCTAATGGTGCTTTGAAAGTTTACGTTTTTAGGGAAATTGAGGATGCCATTGATTTCCATAGGAGGATTTCGAATTGTATTTTGGCTGGTGAGCGTGGTGGTTTGAGGATTGAGGGGTTCCATTTAGGTAATTCTCCAAGGGAGTTTTCCCGTGAATCCGTTTTTGGGAAGTATATATCCTTTACGAGTAGTAATTGTGCTAGGATTGTTGATTCTCTTAGGGATGCTGAGCACATGGTTTTAGCATGCTTCCTAAACATTTCTTCAGTATGCAATTATATTAGGCATTTATCATCGAAATATGGTTTGGATGTTGTTTTGGCTTGTGCTGGTAGGTATGGATCCCCTTGTTCTGAGGATTTGCTGTGTGCTGAAGTTTTACGTGATATGATTTTGGGATCCATAGATAAACCCCCTACAAATGATTTTTCCCAATTCTTGAAATTGACATCTTCTGGTAGGAATTTAATTAGGTTGGGCTTTAATCAAGATGTTGAGTATTGTGGTGCTGTAGATGTTTTTGATGTGATACCAGTATGGGATGGTGAAGGATTCATAGCTTTCAGATTTAAAACATAA
- a CDS encoding 4Fe-4S dicluster domain-containing protein: MWADVTVLSEKANVELVKRLKNFPSIVDPYACLQCGKCTSGCTVMVLMENFPHRVVDMVRLGLVPELLKSDVIWACTQCQKCRDACPQKVNPSEIFIVLRNLSIIEGGSVPDAYSNMLSKVLESGFIQDAIGVVGSDGLTYDRLKLSLPQLSGPKNVDVFQANCMDAFQRGV, encoded by the coding sequence TTGTGGGCTGATGTGACTGTTTTATCTGAGAAGGCTAATGTTGAGCTTGTTAAGAGGCTCAAAAATTTCCCCTCAATCGTGGATCCATATGCATGTTTACAGTGTGGTAAATGCACTAGCGGTTGCACTGTTATGGTTTTGATGGAGAATTTCCCACATAGGGTTGTGGATATGGTTAGACTTGGCTTAGTACCTGAACTTTTGAAGTCTGATGTTATTTGGGCTTGCACTCAATGTCAGAAGTGTAGGGATGCATGTCCACAGAAGGTTAATCCATCTGAGATATTCATTGTACTTAGGAATCTCAGTATAATTGAGGGTGGAAGTGTTCCAGATGCATATTCAAATATGCTTTCAAAGGTTTTGGAATCCGGGTTTATACAAGATGCTATTGGAGTTGTGGGTTCTGATGGTTTAACGTATGATCGATTGAAGCTCAGCCTACCACAACTTAGTGGCCCCAAGAATGTGGATGTATTTCAAGCCAATTGTATGGATGCATTTCAGAGGGGTGTATAG
- a CDS encoding CoB--CoM heterodisulfide reductase iron-sulfur subunit B family protein: MGYILYPGCLSSTDQYQYELSAVNVLKSLNVDFSYAENVNCCGLPLRSINSYGWVYLSARLMSVLEGYGKPCILLCNWCHASLTYVKKLLDEDEALRSWVNSLLAREGLKYKGDLNFKHIIQLLYEDIGLEKLRSNVKRGFKGFKFSIHPGCLYFRPNDIGRPDDSHEPHMLMDLVKILGADAELCLDCCGWSIYNTNANTGLTLAGSRLKLASKTDGIVIACPHGGVMMDKNYEEACKVSGFKGDVPVLYYTQLLGLAIGLSPRDVALNLNKSPVNLLIGKFGI, encoded by the coding sequence TTGGGATACATACTTTACCCAGGCTGTTTAAGCTCCACCGATCAATATCAATATGAGCTTTCAGCTGTAAATGTATTGAAGAGTTTAAATGTGGATTTCAGTTATGCTGAAAATGTTAATTGTTGCGGTCTGCCACTTAGGAGTATTAACTCCTATGGTTGGGTATATCTTTCAGCAAGATTGATGTCTGTTCTTGAGGGTTATGGTAAGCCATGCATACTCCTCTGCAATTGGTGTCATGCATCATTAACATATGTGAAGAAGCTTCTCGATGAAGATGAAGCTTTAAGGTCTTGGGTTAACAGTTTACTTGCAAGGGAGGGGTTGAAGTATAAGGGTGATTTAAATTTCAAACATATAATTCAATTGCTATATGAGGATATTGGGCTTGAGAAATTGAGGAGTAACGTTAAGAGGGGGTTTAAGGGCTTCAAATTCTCAATACATCCAGGATGCCTCTATTTTAGGCCTAATGATATTGGTCGCCCCGACGATTCCCATGAGCCACATATGCTTATGGATCTCGTTAAAATTCTTGGAGCTGATGCTGAATTATGCTTGGATTGCTGTGGGTGGTCAATATACAACACTAATGCCAACACTGGATTGACTTTGGCTGGGAGTAGACTTAAACTTGCATCGAAAACTGATGGCATTGTAATAGCATGTCCTCATGGTGGTGTAATGATGGATAAGAATTATGAGGAAGCATGTAAAGTTTCAGGGTTTAAGGGGGATGTTCCAGTACTATACTATACGCAGTTGCTTGGGTTGGCTATTGGTTTAAGTCCAAGGGATGTGGCTCTCAACTTAAATAAGTCTCCAGTCAATTTACTTATAGGTAAATTTGGAATTTAA
- a CDS encoding 4Fe-4S binding protein, giving the protein LRPVSAPSRGIYICGCAQGLKDIPSSIAQASAAAAEAIKLLIRGEVEAEPYIAEIDESKCSGCGICASACPYKAIKMNVEKRVAEVNVGACMGCGICASACPSKAIKQRRFTDESIIAAIDAILAK; this is encoded by the coding sequence CTGAGACCTGTAAGTGCACCATCACGTGGAATATACATATGTGGATGTGCACAGGGATTGAAGGATATACCATCAAGTATAGCTCAAGCATCCGCAGCAGCTGCCGAAGCAATAAAATTGCTAATTAGAGGTGAAGTTGAAGCTGAACCATACATTGCAGAGATTGATGAGAGTAAATGTAGTGGATGCGGAATATGTGCATCGGCATGCCCATATAAAGCGATAAAAATGAATGTTGAGAAAAGGGTGGCTGAAGTAAATGTTGGAGCATGTATGGGGTGTGGAATTTGCGCATCTGCATGCCCATCAAAAGCCATAAAGCAGAGGAGATTCACAGATGAATCGATAATTGCAGCAATAGATGCCATACTAGCTAAATGA